The Cellulomonas sp. P24 genome contains a region encoding:
- a CDS encoding ABC transporter permease, with the protein MSIAAALSQGAEEGPVGGAPAAVATKPARSGAYLMLLPGLAYLVVFFVLPVFSLLATSLYVPVPGGDIGQFEPAFHWQNYVTSLQEFWPQIVRSFVFAIIATLAALVIGYPIAYVIAVRARGKTFLQGMLLVLLIAPFFTSFILRTIAWKQILADDSFVVHAMKWLHLLPPDGRLTATAFAVVAGLTYNFLPFMALPIYASLERMDSRLLEAGGDLYANGPTTFWRVTLPLSMPGVVSGTLLTFIPASGDYVNAVLLGNPTSTAMVGQIIDSRFFVVNDYPTASVLSVVLMVAILILVGLYVRRAGTEDLL; encoded by the coding sequence ATGAGCATCGCCGCAGCACTCAGCCAGGGTGCCGAAGAAGGTCCCGTCGGTGGGGCGCCGGCAGCGGTAGCGACCAAGCCCGCGCGCAGCGGCGCCTACCTGATGCTCCTGCCCGGCCTCGCCTACCTGGTCGTGTTCTTCGTCCTGCCGGTGTTCTCGTTGCTCGCGACCTCGCTGTACGTCCCGGTGCCCGGAGGGGACATCGGTCAGTTCGAGCCCGCGTTCCACTGGCAGAACTACGTGACGTCGCTCCAGGAGTTCTGGCCGCAGATCGTCCGGTCGTTCGTGTTCGCGATCATCGCCACCCTGGCGGCTCTGGTGATCGGGTACCCGATCGCCTACGTGATCGCGGTGCGAGCGCGGGGGAAGACCTTCCTCCAGGGCATGCTGCTCGTGCTCCTCATCGCCCCGTTCTTCACGAGCTTCATCCTCCGGACGATCGCCTGGAAGCAGATCCTCGCGGACGACTCGTTCGTCGTCCACGCGATGAAGTGGCTGCACCTGCTGCCGCCCGACGGCCGGCTGACCGCGACCGCGTTCGCCGTGGTCGCCGGCCTGACCTACAACTTCCTGCCGTTCATGGCGCTGCCGATCTACGCGAGCCTCGAACGGATGGACTCCCGCCTCCTCGAGGCCGGGGGCGACCTGTACGCCAACGGTCCGACGACCTTCTGGCGCGTGACCCTGCCGCTGTCGATGCCCGGCGTCGTGTCGGGGACGCTGCTGACCTTCATCCCGGCCTCCGGCGACTACGTCAACGCGGTCCTGCTCGGCAACCCGACGAGCACCGCGATGGTCGGCCAGATCATCGACTCGCGCTTCTTCGTGGTGAACGACTACCCGACGGCCTCGGTGCTCTCGGTCGTCCTGATGGTCGCGATCCTCATCCTCGTCGGGCTGTACGTCCGACGCGCCGGTACGGAGGACCTGCTGTGA
- a CDS encoding ABC transporter ATP-binding protein — MGVVGAGAESGADLELIRVTKEFGAFTAVDDLTLTIPSGSFFALLGPSGCGKTTTLRMVAGLERPSAGQIRIGGKDITATKAYQRPVNTVFQSYALFPHLTVLENVAFGLRRTHAKDALAKAGDGLDLVELRHLADRKPSQLSGGQQQRVALARALVNSPAVLLLDEPLGALDLKLRRQMQVELKRIQTEVGLTFVHVTHDQEEAMTMADTVAVMNAGRVEQMGAPAELYELPRTAFVANFLGQSNLLGGTVVERGDVLGVDVAGTRIQVPAARAVSHDGNVLVGVRPEKVMILTERDPLPPGCNVLGPGTVVDVSFSGVSTQYQVMLPGLGTFGVFVQNLVGGATIAWGDTVRLAWQTGFTFGLDGHDDVSSGALALDGVA; from the coding sequence CGACGACCTCACCCTGACCATCCCCTCGGGATCGTTCTTCGCGCTCCTGGGACCGTCGGGGTGCGGGAAGACGACGACGCTGCGCATGGTCGCCGGTCTCGAGCGGCCGTCGGCGGGCCAGATCCGCATCGGCGGGAAGGACATCACCGCCACCAAGGCGTACCAGCGGCCGGTGAACACGGTGTTCCAGAGCTACGCGTTGTTCCCGCACCTGACCGTGCTGGAGAACGTCGCGTTCGGGCTGCGCCGGACCCACGCGAAGGATGCGCTGGCGAAGGCGGGCGACGGTCTCGACCTCGTCGAGCTCCGTCACCTCGCCGACCGCAAGCCGTCCCAGCTCTCCGGCGGGCAGCAGCAGCGCGTGGCGCTTGCCCGAGCGCTCGTGAACAGCCCGGCGGTGCTGCTGCTCGACGAGCCTCTCGGCGCGCTCGACCTCAAGCTGCGACGGCAGATGCAGGTCGAGCTCAAGCGGATCCAGACCGAGGTCGGGCTGACGTTCGTGCACGTGACCCACGACCAGGAGGAGGCCATGACGATGGCCGACACGGTCGCGGTGATGAACGCCGGGCGCGTCGAGCAGATGGGCGCGCCCGCCGAGCTCTACGAGCTGCCGCGCACGGCGTTCGTGGCGAACTTCCTCGGGCAGTCGAACCTCCTCGGAGGAACCGTCGTCGAGCGTGGCGACGTGCTCGGTGTCGACGTCGCCGGGACCCGCATCCAGGTCCCGGCCGCCCGTGCCGTCTCGCACGACGGCAACGTCCTGGTCGGGGTCCGACCCGAGAAGGTCATGATCCTGACCGAACGGGACCCGCTGCCTCCGGGCTGCAACGTCCTCGGTCCCGGCACCGTCGTCGACGTGTCGTTCAGCGGGGTCAGCACGCAGTACCAGGTGATGCTCCCGGGCCTGGGGACGTTCGGGGTCTTCGTGCAGAACCTCGTCGGGGGCGCCACCATCGCCTGGGGCGACACGGTGCGGCTCGCCTGGCAGACCGGCTTCACGTTCGGCCTCGACGGGCACGACGACGTCAGCTCGGGCGCGCTGGCGCTGGACGGGGTCGCATGA